The window CCTTACTCCTTCGGATATATGGTGTATTTCTTCGAAAAAGCATGCGGTATCAGTGGTTATCTGATGGGTGTAAATCCTTTTGACCAACCAGGCGTTGAAGCGTATAAAAAGAATATGTTTGCCCTCTTAGGCAAACCGGGTTATGAGAAGGAAAAAGCCGAGTTGGAAGCACGCTTGCAGAATTAATTCATGAATGCCAAGCAGAGAAACGATCAATCCTATCGGATTGGTCGTTTTTTCCATTGAATAATTACCATTATTTATGTGGTAAATTTTCTTTCTATATTGTCGAAGTCAAAGGATGTGTGTAGAATATAATGAAACAGATGTTTCCTTCTACCAAGAAAGGTCGGCTATGCTAGCACATTTCAAAACTATCCAATCGCACGGATCGTCGGAAATCATCATCAAGAAGTCGCGTTTCATCGGTCATGCCAAACCGGTAGAGTCTGAAGAAGAAGCTATCCTATTTATTGAAGCTATCAAGAAGGAACACAGGTCGGCCACACATAACTGCAGCGCCTATGTCATCGGAGAAAGGGATCAGATTCAGAAGCAATCTGATGATGGGGAACCGAGTGGTACAGCAGGAAAGCCGATTCTGGAAGTGATTAAGCATCAAGGACTTAAGAATATCGTTATCGTCGTTACCCGTTATTTCGGCGGCATCATGCTTGGCGCGGGCGGACTCATTCGGGCTTATACGGATGGAGCCGTGGTAGGTATTGAAGCAGGACAGCCAATTTATAAAGTCAATCATCAGCAAGTGCTGATTGAGGTGGATTATACGTGGTATGGCAAACTCGAGAACGAGCTGAGAAGTCAGGGGATGCTCCTAGGGGATATTCAGTTTACGGATAAAGTGACTGTAGCCTGTTATCCTTTGGCAGCTGCAGCGGAAGCTTT is drawn from Paenibacillus sp. V4I7 and contains these coding sequences:
- a CDS encoding YigZ family protein; translated protein: MLAHFKTIQSHGSSEIIIKKSRFIGHAKPVESEEEAILFIEAIKKEHRSATHNCSAYVIGERDQIQKQSDDGEPSGTAGKPILEVIKHQGLKNIVIVVTRYFGGIMLGAGGLIRAYTDGAVVGIEAGQPIYKVNHQQVLIEVDYTWYGKLENELRSQGMLLGDIQFTDKVTVACYPLAAAAEAFINWATDFTQGQSVVIAGENEYMVHNSLPE